One Sphaerisporangium krabiense DNA segment encodes these proteins:
- a CDS encoding ABC transporter ATP-binding protein: MAELPQDSPDPDHSGTPRAAASARPPGLDGSAPNDAPPNGTRPDSPDTGEAIDLGEVTFGDWHTHIATMSGVRFLTVARRLPALIGQAVGMAWRASPRDTVATISLSALGGVFTAFGLLATTGVLQALFSSGPTPDRVKAALPSLLLVGAAATLRTALQAGAGWAQSRLEPQVGRIAETQLYDLTSRVDLIAFDDPDFHDSLQRARSRGVSMVDTVVDSAIDVLTGLIGIAAAAGVLGILHPVLLPLLVLAVIPDAWAAVRSARMRYTTMYALMPVRRRKWILSDLMAERETAAEVRSFTMRAFLMRLYDQVADAEQEVVLRLARRQTFARVIGEALGGLGTGIVYVALGLLLAVGAVPLAVAGTAVLAIRSGQGYLSTLMYATNRLYEEGLYFTDFLDFCAEARRRQSPPRPLPAPPAFRRIAVEDVTFHYPGKEEPALDHVSVHIERGEVVALVGENGSGKTTLSKIIAGLYEPGGGRVLWDDTDLAGVPAEELRRNIAVIAQDHTRWPLTAKDNITMGLEKGAEALRASAEVAGADQVIAELPHGYRTLLDRRFKDGHEPSGGQWQRIAVARGFYRDAPLLICDEPTAALDARAEHALFERIRGHADGRTVLLITHRLASVRYADRIYVLDHGKVIEQGTHEALMALGGQYADLYSIQASAYSDRTGAPQA, from the coding sequence ATGGCCGAGCTCCCGCAGGATTCCCCCGATCCCGACCACTCCGGCACGCCGCGCGCCGCGGCGTCCGCGCGTCCTCCCGGCCTCGACGGCTCCGCGCCGAATGACGCCCCGCCCAATGGCACGCGCCCCGACTCGCCGGACACCGGCGAGGCGATCGACCTCGGCGAGGTGACCTTCGGCGACTGGCACACCCACATCGCCACCATGTCCGGCGTCCGCTTCCTCACCGTGGCGCGCAGGCTCCCCGCCCTCATCGGCCAGGCCGTCGGCATGGCCTGGCGGGCCAGCCCCCGCGACACCGTGGCCACCATCTCCCTCAGCGCGCTCGGCGGGGTGTTCACCGCGTTCGGGCTGCTCGCCACCACCGGCGTGCTGCAGGCCCTCTTCTCCTCCGGGCCCACCCCCGACCGCGTCAAGGCCGCCCTGCCCAGCCTGCTGCTCGTCGGCGCCGCCGCCACGCTGCGCACCGCCCTGCAGGCCGGGGCCGGCTGGGCCCAGTCCAGGCTGGAGCCCCAGGTCGGCCGCATCGCCGAGACCCAGCTCTACGACCTGACCAGCCGGGTCGACCTCATCGCCTTCGACGACCCCGACTTCCACGACTCGCTCCAGCGCGCCCGCTCGCGCGGCGTCTCCATGGTGGACACCGTGGTCGACTCGGCGATCGACGTCCTCACCGGCCTCATCGGCATCGCGGCCGCGGCGGGCGTGCTCGGCATCCTGCATCCCGTCCTGCTGCCCCTGCTGGTCCTCGCGGTGATCCCCGACGCGTGGGCCGCCGTCCGCTCGGCCCGCATGCGGTACACGACCATGTACGCGCTGATGCCCGTGCGGCGGCGCAAATGGATCCTCAGCGACCTCATGGCGGAGCGCGAGACCGCCGCGGAGGTCCGCTCGTTCACCATGCGCGCGTTCCTCATGCGCCTGTACGACCAGGTCGCGGACGCCGAGCAGGAGGTCGTCCTGCGGCTGGCCCGGCGCCAGACGTTCGCGCGCGTGATCGGCGAGGCGCTCGGCGGCCTCGGCACCGGCATCGTCTACGTCGCGCTCGGGCTGCTGCTCGCCGTCGGCGCCGTGCCGCTGGCCGTCGCGGGCACGGCCGTCCTCGCGATCCGCTCCGGGCAGGGCTACCTGTCCACCCTGATGTACGCCACCAACCGCCTGTACGAGGAGGGGCTCTACTTCACCGACTTCCTGGACTTCTGCGCCGAGGCGCGCCGCCGCCAGAGCCCGCCGCGCCCGCTCCCCGCTCCCCCGGCCTTCCGGCGCATCGCCGTCGAGGACGTCACCTTCCACTACCCCGGCAAGGAGGAGCCCGCCCTCGACCACGTCTCGGTCCACATCGAGCGGGGCGAGGTCGTCGCCCTCGTCGGCGAGAACGGCTCGGGCAAGACCACGCTGTCCAAGATCATCGCGGGCCTGTACGAGCCCGGCGGCGGACGCGTGCTGTGGGACGACACCGACCTCGCCGGCGTGCCCGCCGAGGAGCTCCGGCGCAACATCGCGGTCATCGCCCAGGACCACACCCGCTGGCCGCTCACCGCCAAGGACAACATCACCATGGGCCTGGAGAAGGGCGCCGAGGCCCTGCGGGCGTCGGCGGAGGTCGCCGGGGCCGACCAGGTCATCGCCGAGCTGCCGCACGGCTACCGCACCCTGCTCGACCGCCGGTTCAAGGACGGGCACGAGCCCTCGGGCGGCCAGTGGCAGCGCATCGCCGTGGCCCGCGGGTTCTACCGCGACGCGCCGCTGCTCATCTGTGACGAGCCGACGGCCGCGCTCGACGCCCGCGCCGAGCACGCCCTGTTCGAGCGCATCCGCGGCCACGCCGACGGCCGCACCGTCCTGCTCATCACCCACCGCCTGGCCAGCGTGCGCTACGCCGACCGCATCTACGTCCTCGACCACGGCAAGGTGATCGAGCAGGGCACCCATGAGGCGTTGATGGCCCTCGGCGGCCAGTACGCCGACCTGTACTCCATCCAGGCCAGTGCCTACAGCGACCGCACCGGCGCTCCCCAGGCCTGA
- a CDS encoding Cmx/CmrA family chloramphenicol efflux MFS transporter yields the protein MPLPLYSLAVAVFAMGTSEFMLAGLLPDIAADLGVPIATAGLLTPAFAVGMAVGAPLMAAVARRWPRRSALLVFLGLFLAAHVAGAVTGGFAVLLAGRVIAALACAGFLAVALTTAAALVPADRKGRALAVLLAGTTVATVAGVPGGALLGTLLDWRATFWLVALLCLPSALGVARGVPAGAGRSAEDAAGTDLRGELARLRSPRLVQVLLLGALVNAATFGAFTFLAPVVTDVAGLEPLWVPVALVLFGLGSFAGVTVAGRLSDRRPGVVVAAGGPLLLGGWAVLGLLAPSPSALLILAFTQGALSFAVGSTLIARVLYEAAGAPTMAGSYATAALNAGAVIGPVAAAAALNTGAAALGPVWSAGVLVAVALVLALLFRGAVAGAPVRRPTRARGRSGWR from the coding sequence ATGCCTCTGCCTCTCTATTCGCTGGCCGTGGCGGTGTTCGCCATGGGCACGTCGGAGTTCATGCTGGCCGGCCTGCTGCCGGACATCGCCGCGGATCTCGGCGTCCCGATCGCCACGGCGGGACTGCTCACCCCGGCCTTCGCCGTCGGGATGGCCGTCGGCGCCCCGCTGATGGCGGCGGTCGCGCGCCGATGGCCACGGCGGTCCGCGCTTCTCGTGTTCCTCGGGCTGTTCCTGGCCGCACACGTCGCCGGGGCCGTCACCGGCGGTTTCGCGGTCCTGCTCGCCGGCCGGGTCATCGCGGCCCTCGCCTGTGCCGGGTTCCTCGCCGTCGCGCTCACCACGGCCGCCGCCCTGGTCCCCGCCGACCGGAAAGGCCGGGCGCTGGCCGTCCTGCTGGCGGGGACCACGGTCGCCACCGTCGCGGGAGTGCCCGGCGGCGCCCTGCTGGGGACGCTGCTCGACTGGCGCGCCACCTTCTGGCTGGTGGCGCTCCTGTGCCTGCCGTCGGCGCTCGGCGTGGCACGAGGCGTTCCCGCCGGCGCCGGACGATCAGCGGAGGACGCGGCGGGCACGGATCTGCGCGGGGAACTCGCCCGGCTGCGAAGTCCGCGACTGGTCCAGGTCCTGCTGCTGGGCGCGCTGGTCAACGCGGCGACGTTCGGCGCCTTCACGTTCCTGGCCCCGGTCGTCACCGACGTGGCCGGGCTGGAGCCGTTGTGGGTCCCCGTCGCGCTGGTGCTGTTCGGCCTCGGTTCCTTCGCCGGGGTCACCGTCGCCGGGCGGCTGTCCGACCGGCGGCCCGGCGTCGTCGTCGCGGCCGGCGGCCCGCTGCTCCTCGGCGGCTGGGCCGTGCTCGGCCTGCTGGCGCCGAGCCCGAGCGCGCTGCTGATCCTCGCGTTCACCCAGGGCGCGCTCTCCTTCGCCGTGGGCAGCACCCTGATCGCACGCGTGCTGTACGAGGCGGCGGGGGCGCCGACCATGGCGGGCTCCTACGCCACCGCCGCGCTCAACGCCGGCGCCGTCATCGGCCCCGTGGCCGCCGCCGCGGCACTGAACACCGGAGCGGCCGCACTGGGGCCCGTCTGGTCCGCCGGCGTCCTGGTCGCGGTCGCGCTCGTTCTCGCCCTGCTCTTCCGTGGCGCGGTCGCAGGGGCGCCGGTCAGAAGACCGACACGTGCACGTGGTCGTAGTGGTTGGCGGTGA
- a CDS encoding pentapeptide repeat-containing protein, translating into MPDRSHRRKPPETHTSVISDDWDDLDISGQNHSNVAFIDVDLTEVTGEGAVFTECVFRGARFNASRHADSAFVNCHFSRCSFFDANFTGCKLVGSAFEGCTFDLLGVEGGDWSFTALAGANLSGTTFMDLRMREADLSGARFTDGRLTGVDLSGSSLEKASFLRCDLRGSDLSSLEPLTVDLRGAIVDLHQAVLIASALGVDVRQD; encoded by the coding sequence ATGCCTGACCGTTCACACCGGCGCAAGCCTCCCGAGACCCACACCTCCGTCATCTCCGATGACTGGGACGATCTTGATATCTCCGGGCAGAACCACTCCAACGTCGCCTTCATCGACGTCGACCTGACCGAGGTCACCGGCGAGGGCGCCGTGTTCACCGAATGCGTGTTCCGGGGAGCCCGGTTCAACGCCTCGCGGCACGCCGACAGCGCCTTCGTCAACTGCCACTTCTCGCGCTGCTCGTTCTTCGACGCGAACTTCACCGGCTGCAAGCTCGTCGGCAGCGCGTTCGAGGGCTGCACCTTCGACCTGCTCGGAGTCGAGGGCGGCGACTGGTCGTTCACCGCGCTGGCCGGGGCGAACCTGAGCGGCACCACCTTCATGGACCTGCGCATGCGCGAAGCCGATCTCTCCGGCGCGCGGTTCACGGACGGCCGGCTCACCGGGGTGGACCTGTCCGGTTCGTCGCTGGAGAAGGCGAGCTTCCTGCGGTGCGACCTGCGCGGCAGCGACCTGTCCTCGCTGGAGCCCCTGACCGTGGACCTGCGGGGCGCGATCGTGGACCTGCACCAGGCCGTGCTGATCGCGAGCGCGCTCGGCGTGGACGTGCGGCAGGACTGA
- a CDS encoding carbohydrate ABC transporter permease: MSRLRRSRLKRWLPGLLLVTPSIVLIAVFVYGMLGWNFRLAMTDQHDEISEGSRFVGLENFVALWDQERWGLSVRHAIVFTLVFVGGALALGWLLAFLMEKGIKGEGGFRTVYLFPMAISFVATGVVWRWLMNSGQGEQAVGLNRLFQAVGLGFLENDWFRGETWGMAAMAIPAIWQMSGYVMALFLAGFRGVPEELREAARVDGCREWQVYRYVVFPFLRPVTLSALIILGHISLKVFDLIVSVSGKQIITDVPAVFMWVAVFDAHDPAKGATIAAYIVLAVAVFVVPYLIWNARREKRS; the protein is encoded by the coding sequence GTGTCACGCCTCAGAAGGTCGCGCCTCAAAAGGTGGCTGCCGGGCCTGCTCCTGGTGACGCCGTCGATCGTCCTGATCGCCGTCTTCGTGTACGGGATGCTCGGCTGGAACTTCCGGCTGGCCATGACCGACCAGCACGACGAGATCTCCGAGGGCAGCAGGTTCGTCGGGTTGGAGAACTTCGTCGCGCTCTGGGACCAGGAACGCTGGGGCCTGTCGGTCAGGCACGCGATCGTCTTCACGCTGGTGTTCGTGGGCGGCGCGCTGGCGCTCGGCTGGCTGCTCGCCTTCCTGATGGAGAAGGGGATCAAGGGCGAGGGCGGCTTCCGCACCGTCTACCTGTTCCCGATGGCCATCTCGTTCGTGGCGACGGGCGTCGTGTGGCGGTGGCTGATGAACAGCGGCCAGGGGGAGCAGGCCGTCGGGCTGAACCGGCTCTTCCAGGCGGTCGGGCTGGGGTTCCTGGAGAACGACTGGTTCCGCGGGGAGACCTGGGGGATGGCCGCGATGGCGATCCCCGCCATCTGGCAGATGTCCGGATATGTCATGGCGCTGTTCCTGGCCGGCTTCCGCGGCGTGCCCGAGGAACTGCGCGAGGCCGCCCGGGTGGACGGCTGCCGGGAGTGGCAGGTCTACCGGTACGTCGTGTTCCCGTTCCTGCGCCCGGTCACGCTGTCCGCGCTGATCATCCTCGGGCACATCTCGCTCAAGGTGTTCGACCTCATCGTGTCGGTGTCCGGCAAGCAGATCATCACGGACGTGCCCGCCGTCTTCATGTGGGTCGCGGTGTTCGACGCGCACGACCCGGCCAAGGGCGCGACGATCGCCGCGTACATCGTGCTCGCCGTCGCCGTCTTCGTCGTCCCGTACCTGATCTGGAACGCCCGCAGGGAGAAGCGCTCATGA
- a CDS encoding MerR family transcriptional regulator, which translates to MSVYTPGQVAEETGFSLDTLRYYERIGLLEPIERNSAGQRRFNDSHLSWLTMVRCLRTTGMPIAEMVRFAQLVRGGDETITDRIALLEAHDREVEAQIAELKEKQAAIQRKIGYYRDVLALAANTPVCDGAAPAPSR; encoded by the coding sequence GTGAGCGTCTACACACCGGGACAGGTCGCGGAGGAGACCGGCTTCAGTCTGGACACTCTGCGGTACTACGAGCGCATCGGCCTGCTGGAGCCGATCGAGCGGAACTCCGCCGGGCAAAGGAGGTTCAACGACTCGCACCTGAGCTGGCTGACCATGGTCAGGTGCCTGCGCACCACCGGCATGCCGATCGCCGAGATGGTGCGCTTCGCCCAGCTCGTCCGTGGCGGGGACGAGACGATCACCGACCGGATCGCGTTGCTGGAGGCCCATGACCGCGAGGTGGAGGCTCAGATCGCCGAGCTGAAGGAGAAGCAGGCCGCGATCCAGCGGAAGATCGGCTACTACCGTGACGTGCTCGCGCTCGCCGCGAACACCCCCGTCTGCGACGGCGCCGCGCCGGCGCCGTCGCGCTGA
- a CDS encoding coiled-coil domain-containing protein translates to MRSGRVAGLAAALLALLSVLAVPRAEAKPNPQAQLDRLTKQAADLQKRYRGEIQSLEDARRAVQKAGDRVKKLRADLAAAEDRVAQFYAGSYMTGNIDGARVISYSGDPDMILSQVATVTYIAEEKNQRLAYIGRLIEEQKAAKKLADRKVADLRDEIKDLQAKRRQVDELLKKFGFQTPDAGSGLTPRMISVRNVIMQRFPMPFSVGCLRVGDPGEHGKGRACDFMMSTGGRMPDAASQARGDALAQWCIENGRQIGIMYIIWRQRYYDIRTGAGWRQMSDRGGITANHYDHVHVSVF, encoded by the coding sequence ATGAGATCAGGCCGTGTGGCGGGGCTGGCGGCCGCCCTGCTCGCGCTTCTCTCGGTGCTCGCCGTGCCGCGGGCCGAGGCCAAGCCGAACCCGCAGGCGCAGCTCGACAGGCTGACCAAGCAGGCCGCCGACCTCCAGAAGCGCTACCGGGGCGAGATCCAGAGCCTGGAGGACGCCCGCCGTGCCGTGCAGAAGGCCGGTGACCGCGTCAAGAAGCTCCGCGCCGACCTCGCCGCCGCCGAGGACCGGGTCGCGCAGTTCTACGCCGGCTCGTACATGACCGGCAACATCGACGGCGCCCGGGTGATCAGCTACAGCGGTGACCCGGACATGATCCTCAGCCAGGTCGCGACCGTCACCTACATCGCCGAGGAGAAGAACCAGCGGCTGGCCTACATCGGCAGGCTGATCGAGGAGCAGAAGGCCGCCAAGAAGCTCGCCGACCGGAAGGTCGCCGACCTCAGGGACGAGATCAAGGATCTCCAGGCGAAGAGACGCCAGGTCGACGAACTGCTGAAGAAGTTCGGCTTCCAGACCCCCGACGCCGGCAGCGGCCTCACCCCTCGCATGATCAGCGTACGGAACGTGATCATGCAGAGGTTCCCCATGCCGTTCAGCGTCGGCTGCCTGCGGGTGGGCGACCCGGGCGAGCACGGCAAGGGCCGGGCCTGCGACTTCATGATGAGCACGGGCGGCCGCATGCCCGACGCCGCCTCCCAGGCCAGGGGCGACGCCCTGGCCCAGTGGTGCATCGAGAACGGCCGCCAGATCGGCATCATGTACATCATCTGGCGACAGCGCTACTACGACATCCGCACCGGCGCGGGCTGGCGCCAGATGTCCGACCGCGGCGGCATCACCGCCAACCACTACGACCACGTGCACGTGTCGGTCTTCTGA
- a CDS encoding aldo/keto reductase produces the protein MTEIALGTIPFGTTLDEAASFAILDRFAEAGGTVLDTADNYTFWVDGGTGDESETTIGRWLASRGARDRMIVSTKCGARPTVPGARTLDSAEGLSPAAVRAAAEASLRRLGTDHVDVYWAHIEDHATPLEEQARVFGELVAEGKARHVGASNHPAWRIERARGLALSSGLAPYTHVQLRHSYLRPRPGARLNESAHVQVGEETLGYVRAEGLRLWTYSTLLSGAYTRADRPIPAQYDHPGTTRRLAALREVAGEIGATPNQVVIAWLLAQDIVPIVGVSSLTQLDEMLGAREVKLDQDLLGRLDDPSLA, from the coding sequence ATGACCGAGATCGCACTTGGCACCATCCCCTTCGGCACGACCCTCGACGAGGCGGCGTCGTTCGCCATCCTGGACCGGTTCGCCGAGGCCGGCGGCACCGTCCTGGACACGGCCGACAACTACACGTTCTGGGTCGACGGCGGCACCGGCGACGAGAGCGAGACCACGATCGGCAGGTGGCTCGCCTCCCGTGGCGCCCGCGACCGCATGATCGTGAGCACCAAGTGCGGCGCCCGCCCCACCGTGCCCGGCGCGCGCACCCTGGACTCGGCCGAAGGGCTGTCGCCCGCGGCCGTCCGCGCGGCGGCCGAGGCCAGCCTGCGCAGGCTCGGCACCGACCACGTGGACGTCTACTGGGCCCACATCGAGGACCACGCGACGCCGCTGGAGGAGCAGGCCCGCGTCTTCGGCGAGCTGGTCGCCGAGGGCAAGGCGCGGCACGTCGGCGCGTCCAACCACCCGGCGTGGCGGATCGAGCGGGCGCGCGGCCTCGCGCTGTCGTCGGGCCTCGCGCCGTACACGCACGTGCAGCTCCGGCACTCCTACCTGCGCCCCCGGCCCGGCGCGCGGCTGAACGAGTCCGCGCACGTGCAGGTCGGCGAGGAGACGCTCGGCTACGTGCGCGCCGAGGGGCTGCGGCTGTGGACCTACTCCACGCTGCTCTCCGGCGCCTACACCCGCGCGGACCGTCCGATCCCCGCGCAGTACGACCACCCGGGGACGACGCGGCGGCTGGCCGCGCTGCGCGAGGTGGCCGGCGAGATCGGCGCCACGCCGAACCAGGTGGTGATCGCCTGGCTGCTGGCGCAGGACATCGTCCCGATCGTCGGCGTCAGCTCGCTCACGCAGCTCGACGAGATGCTCGGGGCCCGCGAGGTCAAGCTGGACCAGGACCTGCTCGGCCGCCTGGACGACCCCTCGCTGGCCTGA
- a CDS encoding ABC transporter substrate-binding protein: MRRRWMSAVAVTVAGLLSLTACGGGGDGKSAGDGQAAKKQVEVFSWWTGPGEADGLKAMREIFEKRNPGLTFFDAAVAGGSGDKARALLSSKLQANQPPDTFQGHAGAELQGYIKAGKLEPLNALYDELKLKEVFPQQLVDQITYKGNVYSVPVNIHRSNVLWFNPKVLKDAGVAAPPKTIEEFITALEAVKRTKKIPLSIGSEWTVVHLLESVLLGSLGTDAYNALWTPGADWSAPALTKALGDFKTILSYAGPAQDDWQPASKQVADGAAAFNVMGDWAYGYFHNPPDGGLGKKSKEDFDWVASPGTDGTFMWLSDSFTLPKGAPNRDGALAWLKVAASKEGQDAFNPKKGSIPARKDADKALYTDYLEWDLAQWANGKLAGSIQHGVVANDAWKTAITEAVGLFLQSKDVAKLQQALVQAAQTNNQ; the protein is encoded by the coding sequence ATGCGACGACGGTGGATGTCGGCCGTCGCGGTCACCGTGGCGGGCCTCCTCTCCCTGACCGCCTGCGGCGGCGGTGGCGATGGGAAGAGCGCCGGCGACGGCCAGGCGGCGAAGAAGCAGGTCGAGGTCTTCTCCTGGTGGACGGGCCCCGGCGAGGCGGACGGCCTGAAGGCCATGCGAGAGATCTTCGAGAAGCGGAACCCGGGCCTGACGTTCTTCGACGCCGCCGTCGCGGGCGGCTCGGGCGACAAGGCCCGCGCGCTGCTCTCCAGCAAGCTCCAGGCGAACCAGCCGCCCGACACCTTCCAGGGCCACGCGGGCGCCGAGCTCCAGGGCTACATCAAGGCCGGCAAGCTGGAACCGCTGAACGCGCTCTACGACGAGCTGAAGCTGAAGGAGGTCTTCCCGCAGCAGCTCGTCGACCAGATCACCTACAAGGGCAACGTCTATTCGGTGCCGGTGAACATCCACCGCTCCAACGTCCTGTGGTTCAACCCCAAGGTGCTGAAGGACGCGGGCGTCGCCGCCCCGCCGAAGACGATCGAGGAGTTCATCACGGCCCTGGAGGCGGTGAAGAGGACCAAGAAGATCCCGCTGTCGATCGGCTCGGAGTGGACGGTGGTCCACCTGCTGGAGAGCGTGCTGCTCGGCTCGCTCGGCACCGACGCCTACAACGCCCTGTGGACCCCGGGCGCCGACTGGTCGGCCCCGGCCCTCACCAAGGCGCTGGGGGACTTCAAGACGATCCTGTCCTACGCGGGCCCGGCGCAGGACGACTGGCAGCCCGCCTCCAAGCAGGTGGCCGACGGCGCGGCGGCGTTCAACGTCATGGGCGACTGGGCCTACGGCTACTTCCACAACCCGCCGGACGGCGGGCTCGGCAAGAAGTCCAAGGAGGACTTCGACTGGGTGGCCTCGCCCGGCACCGACGGCACGTTCATGTGGCTGTCGGACAGCTTCACCCTGCCCAAGGGCGCGCCGAACCGCGACGGCGCCCTCGCCTGGCTCAAGGTCGCCGCGAGCAAGGAGGGCCAGGACGCCTTCAACCCCAAGAAGGGCTCCATCCCGGCGCGCAAGGACGCCGACAAGGCGCTCTACACCGACTACCTGGAGTGGGACCTGGCCCAGTGGGCGAACGGCAAGCTCGCCGGGTCCATCCAGCACGGCGTCGTCGCCAACGACGCGTGGAAGACGGCCATCACCGAGGCGGTCGGGCTGTTCCTGCAGAGCAAGGACGTGGCCAAGCTGCAGCAGGCGCTGGTCCAGGCCGCGCAGACCAACAACCAGTGA
- a CDS encoding TetR/AcrR family transcriptional regulator, with amino-acid sequence MTNVSAGTLRRRPAQRRSVERVERMLDECARLLDEVGYDGLTTKEVARRAEVPIGTFYQFFPDKQGLVRALALRNLDAFLSRLTSRLGEAEVSDWTGAVDLAVDEFVDMKRTIPGFAIMDFGEILPTPAGPPLKGTDRLLDSTLENNVIVADRLRSLTIELLGAPTGPALDRALIVAVEAADAVLKLAFRAHPGGDPDLIAECKRLVRTYLADHLPAR; translated from the coding sequence ATGACGAACGTCTCGGCGGGGACGCTCCGCCGGCGCCCGGCTCAGCGCCGCAGCGTGGAGCGGGTCGAGCGCATGCTCGACGAGTGCGCCCGCCTGCTCGACGAGGTGGGGTACGACGGTCTGACGACCAAGGAGGTCGCCCGCAGGGCGGAGGTGCCGATCGGCACGTTCTACCAGTTCTTCCCCGACAAACAGGGGCTCGTGCGGGCGCTGGCGCTGCGCAACCTGGACGCCTTCCTCTCCCGCCTGACCTCGCGGCTCGGCGAGGCGGAGGTCTCCGACTGGACCGGGGCGGTCGACCTGGCCGTGGACGAGTTCGTGGACATGAAGCGCACCATTCCCGGCTTCGCGATCATGGACTTCGGCGAGATCCTGCCGACCCCGGCGGGGCCGCCGCTCAAGGGCACCGACCGCCTGCTGGACTCGACGCTGGAGAACAACGTCATCGTCGCCGACCGCCTGCGGTCGCTGACCATCGAGCTGCTCGGCGCCCCGACGGGGCCGGCCCTGGACCGCGCGCTCATCGTGGCCGTGGAGGCCGCGGACGCCGTGCTGAAGCTCGCCTTCCGCGCCCACCCGGGCGGCGACCCCGACCTCATCGCCGAGTGCAAACGGCTGGTCCGCACCTACCTCGCCGACCACCTGCCGGCCCGCTGA
- a CDS encoding GH1 family beta-glucosidase, which produces MFLWGTATASYQIEGAVADDGRGLSIWDTFAHEPGKVKDGHTGDMACDHYHRWSEDVMLMAALGVNSYRFSISWPRILPAGRGAVNQAGLDFYDRLVDGLCAQGIVPAATLFHWDLPQALEDEGGWLARDTASRLADYAGVVAARLADRVPIWITLNEPFVHMVFGYALGTHAPGRTLFLDALPVAHHQLLGHGLAAQALRAHGAQRVLVTNNLTPVRPASSSTGDLRAADAYDTLHNRLFNDPVLLGRYPDLSAFGVDAMPAVRDGDLAVIAQPLDGLGVNYYNPTRIRAPGEPMGLPFEDAGITGHPTTAFGWPVVPDGLRELLTGLKARYGDALPPVYVTENGCSQPDIPGPDGVIDDQDRIAFLDAHIQAVGAAMSEGVDVRGYYVWSLLDNFEWAEGYTQRFGLVHVDFPTQKRTPKASYHWLRTRITTSPTP; this is translated from the coding sequence ATGTTCCTCTGGGGCACCGCAACCGCGTCATACCAGATCGAGGGGGCCGTGGCGGACGACGGCCGCGGCCTGTCGATCTGGGACACCTTCGCCCACGAGCCGGGCAAGGTGAAGGACGGCCACACCGGTGATATGGCGTGCGACCATTACCACCGCTGGTCAGAGGATGTCATGCTCATGGCCGCCCTGGGGGTGAACTCCTATCGTTTCTCCATTTCGTGGCCGAGAATCCTCCCCGCCGGGCGTGGCGCGGTGAACCAGGCGGGCCTCGACTTCTATGACCGGCTGGTCGACGGCCTGTGCGCCCAGGGCATCGTCCCGGCGGCCACGCTCTTCCACTGGGACCTCCCCCAGGCTCTGGAGGACGAGGGCGGCTGGCTCGCCCGCGACACCGCGAGCCGCCTGGCCGACTACGCCGGCGTCGTGGCCGCCCGCCTCGCCGACCGCGTGCCGATCTGGATCACGCTGAACGAACCCTTCGTCCACATGGTGTTCGGCTACGCCCTCGGCACCCACGCCCCCGGCCGTACGCTCTTCCTCGACGCCCTGCCCGTCGCCCACCACCAGCTCCTCGGCCACGGCCTCGCGGCACAGGCCCTGCGCGCGCACGGCGCGCAGCGGGTGCTGGTGACCAACAACCTCACGCCCGTCCGTCCCGCGTCCTCCTCCACCGGCGACCTGCGGGCCGCCGACGCCTACGACACCCTGCACAACCGGCTCTTCAACGACCCCGTGCTGCTCGGCCGCTACCCCGACCTGTCCGCGTTCGGCGTCGACGCCATGCCGGCCGTGCGCGACGGCGACCTCGCCGTGATCGCCCAGCCCCTGGACGGCCTCGGCGTCAACTACTACAACCCCACCCGGATCCGCGCCCCCGGCGAGCCCATGGGCCTCCCGTTCGAGGACGCCGGCATCACCGGCCACCCCACCACCGCCTTCGGCTGGCCGGTGGTGCCCGACGGCCTGCGCGAGCTCCTCACCGGCCTCAAGGCCCGCTACGGCGACGCCCTGCCCCCGGTGTACGTCACCGAGAACGGCTGCTCACAACCGGACATCCCCGGCCCCGACGGCGTGATCGACGACCAGGACCGCATCGCCTTCCTCGACGCCCACATCCAGGCCGTCGGCGCCGCCATGTCCGAAGGCGTCGACGTACGCGGCTACTACGTCTGGTCCCTCCTCGACAACTTCGAATGGGCCGAGGGCTACACCCAACGCTTCGGCCTCGTCCACGTCGACTTCCCCACCCAGAAACGCACCCCCAAAGCCTCCTACCACTGGCTCAGAACCAGGATCACCACCTCCCCCACTCCATGA